In Myxocyprinus asiaticus isolate MX2 ecotype Aquarium Trade chromosome 12, UBuf_Myxa_2, whole genome shotgun sequence, the DNA window GGGATAGTACACTACAACACTCAGCACAGAGATTCTTCTCTCCTGTAGGAGGTTTGTGTCCTCATAGACATTCAACAGTCAATCCTCCCTGTCCtggagtgagagtgtgtgtgtgtatgtgtgtgtgtgtgtgtgtgtgtgtgtctgtattcaGGAGAGTCAGAGACCCAGAGATTTGCGCACAATCTGCTTGGCTAGCCGATTGAACTGTTCTCTGTCCTCACGCCACATCTTAGAAGCATCCACATTTGCTCCACTCTCGTCATTCGGCTCTGTAGGAGCAAAACAATAAATTAAGGACAAGCACTGCTGGGATGTAAATTATAATATGGATATTTTCTGTGTTTTTGCTTGTAGATACCCGAGAGTTACAGCCCTTCTTAAAAAAGCTTAAAAGAATGAGCTTctgttgtccatacaatgaatgctGATGATCATAATTATACTGCCAAGTTtcgaaaaggacaaaaaaagcaccataaatgtatccTAAGAGTAGTCCATTTAACATGCACTAAGTTCATAGACCGAAATAAAATGTTCCCCTCTACCacagctcttaaatctcatttgtgatccCATTTATCAAACTTGCTGCATCACAATGGGTAACGTGTCATGCAAGAAACAGTGGAGTTTGGAGCCAGCTTTGTCAAAACTGACAAGACGCctaaattatcagtgaataacgacttcaattttgttttctttttgtcacACTAAGCAAtgttatggcttcagaagacttgggatgtAGTGCATGTTGTATAGACTACTTTACGATACTTTTATGGAGCTGTTTTGGAACTCAGTAGTATTAACCACTGTCTACCTTCCCTGGTAAACAGAACCTCAGACATTTTactgcttttgtgtttcacaggagATCAAAAATAATATGTGGAACGACAAATGAATAAACCacaacaaattttcatttttgggtcagggTGATCCATTCCATTACCACCAGGTCCACTGTGGCACAACACAATATAGgctaagtgataaaaaaaaaaaatctgtagcatgctgttccatgtttttgtcctaaccagtgttGATCGCAACAAACGATTAGCAAGACAAGACATTTTGTTactcacttggtttctatttttgccATGCCACGCTGTGTGGCTCCAAATCTCATGAAAATAGCTGTATCTTAAACATCAAATGTGAAACTGTGTTGCTAGTTCACAGACGACTGCGATTTCAGTGAGGGCAGCAATTACTTCAGGGATAGGAATCGTAAGGATTTTAAGGATTTTGGTACTGATTCCACTTAACGATTCCAGTACCTTAACGCTTCCATTAACGATTAACTTTTGAGGAAAATTTTGtggaaataagaaatgtaattcttattggatttacagTCCTCAGCAGCCTAATAGCAactgatgagatcatttcatatTTTCACAGGACAAATTCTTTCAAAATGTGGTGCAGATATTtcattaattttcataaaataccactaattacatcaaaactcataatgtgtatctttaactacatattgaCAATCATCCAGTAATTACTTTGATAAGTCTTACAAGCCTTTCAAAACAGTGAAAGTTCTTTGCTCATTTCGAGTCGGACACGACGGAATCATTGACTTGTGGTTCAAAataaccaactcataagagtaatttctCCAGGAAGCAAACTACGCTGGTTGctttgtatgttttgtgctgctgATTGAATAGTGGtgttgcagtgccactgaattgTAGCCCAGGAAACATTGTCAGCACGGTGTTGCATCTGCATCAGTGAAAGAATGCACATTGGAGAACCATTAatggaaccaaaagtcatgaaaatcattcagttctTTGGCTGTATCTTTCCAGACCACTAAGCAATAAAGAGTAAACAATAATGAAATCAAAACACCACATAATAATGTAGAGGCATCCTGACTTCTTGGGGACCTCTTCTAGGAAAACAGGACTGAGAAGTAAACAATGGGAATCAGAATCCATCagtaagtgaatggtaactgaccAGCGAGCATGCTGACCACAGACAGCAGGATCTTCTCCACGCTCTGTACAGGACTCCACCTCTCAGCGCTGCTTTCGTAGCCCATGGGGTCATCACCAGGAGCATGCAGGATTGAGATACACACACGTCCATCTGGGTAGactgcagaaaacacacacacaagcaattaATCAACACTTTGGAAGAGTGAGTGTATGAGACACAGCTAAAGAGGATCGGGCCTCAATGAAACCATCCCCACACTGTATCAGCCGCTGGATGTTATCCTCACACAGCTGAGGATAGTGATCAGAATCTGAGTCGTCCAGCTCTGATAACTGCCTCCACAGTCCCGGCACCATCAGAGGCAGGTCTGCTGCTATCTGTGGCCTGCAGGAAGACCTTTTATCTGGGTCCACTTCCCTGAATACTGTATCCAACAGCTGGAGCAGAGGAAATGGTCTTACCATAAATAATCTTTGGGACTCTGATTCCGTACAGTTGTTTAGACTCTCAACAAGGATAAGGAACTTTTATTGCTtcaatttgattcgattcagggccctgcgattgatattccgatattatgtgcctattttacacaatcaataaaaaatgttttgtcctcaaatgcaaccaaaatataatttgaatattttattgagctctctgaaaagtgcaaatttagtatccacactgggacatccacaacaaaataaggtacttcagatgttgaaaaaaattatacagataataaaataaaaaataacgtcacacacaagtgatcatcaattgattgattacagcttatttttcagtttaatccaattcaaaatacttacttGCCCATGACCTGTTTCCAACCACCCATGCTATCCGTGGTTttcttccacagttgtaatgaaaaattctgttacatttaactgggataaattttagtaagggtgttgatgtgtaaagtcttataactgatgctggatctgAGCAGGtgttctctttccctcattagtgctgttcagaatgtcgccgttgtcaagacgtttcacatgatggttgaactgctccatggtacatttaaatagcaaattctcatgtaaaattcaaatgggttgcatgcgcaacgatatcgatggaagccccacatgaaaagcatatcccacatgaaaagcatatttagcactcataaagtgaaattaatgtaataaggttgcttcatcgcgtACGGAAATGCTGACATGAGATTacctttattaaaataaaggtatatcttaaaaaaaatgtctatatcgatatttacaatgatcgttggttattggattgATGTATCAATCCAGATtgatgaatcgttacacccctacgaataatcggccgatagtttttcaaatcTATTTATAGATATGAATatctatttatataaaaaaaaaatcttattctttacTTACTATGACTGGCagagacagaggctacaagagtccaaaattaataaaatcctagatgcagtttattgcgCAACCAAATTCCaataataattagaaaaaaattaagatttggtgcataacactggacttttaactataaacaagcccaaaaaacactattgactcttattttgaaattatggagACTTGGTTGCATTAATATGCTCTATATTAAGTTTTAaaccaaattaagttttttatagcctatttattcaccagatgtgtgtgtgtgtgtgtgtgtgtgtgtgtgtgtgttatatacagttgtgctcaaaagtttgcataccctggaagaaattgtgaaattttggcattgatttttaaaatatgactgatcatgcaaaaaaactttattttatttaaggatagtgatcatatgaagccatttatcatcacatagttgtttggctcctttttaaatcataatgataatagaaatcacccaaatggccctgatcaaaagtttacatacccttgaatttttggccttgttacagacacacaaggtgacacacacaggtttaaatggcaattaaaggttaatttcccacaccagtggctttttaaattgcaattagtgtctgtgcataaatagtcaatgagtttgttagctctcacgtggatgtactgagcaggctagatactgagccacggggagtagaaaagaactgtcaaaagacctgcgtaacaaggtaatggaactttataaagatggaaaaggatacaaaaagatatccaaagccttgaaaatgccagtcagtactgttcaatcacttattaagaagtggaaaatttggggatctcttgataccaagccaaggtcaggtagaccaagtaagttttcagccacaactgccagaagaattgttcaggatacaaagaaaaacccacaggtaacctcaggagaaatactggctgctctggaaaaagacggtgtggttgtttcaaggagcacaatatgacgatacttgaacaaaaatgagctgcatggtcgagttgcacggttgagttgccagaaagaagcctttactgcgccaatgccacaaaagaagtccggttacaatatgcccgacaacaccttgacacgcctcacagcttctggcacactgtaatttggagtgacgagaccaaaatagagctttatggtcacaaccataagcgctatgtttggagaggggtcaacaaggcctatagtgaaaagaataccatccccactgtgaagcatggtggtggctcactgatgttttgggggtgtgtgagctctaaaggcatggggaatcttgtgaaaattgatggcaagatgaatgcagcatgttatcagaaaatactggcagacaatttgcattcttctgcacgaaagctgcacatgggacgctcttggactttccagtacgACAATGACGCTAAGCACAAggccagtggttacagcagaaaaaggtgaaggttctggagtggccatcacagtctcctgaccttaaaatcatcaagccactctggggagatctcaaacgtgcggttcatgcaagatgaccaaagactttgcatgacctggaggcattttgccaatcctatatatatattttgaatatgttgaaacctcacaccgggcgacgcaccctgaaaactgcactgttagaatgctttcatgctgaagagccgcttaaaagtacgttttttttttctctctcgtaaatgtaaacgagtataAATGCCAACACCTACCTGACACACTCCGAGGAAGGCTGAAGGCCGAAATGCATCAGTGTGCAGtgttttagtcattttaatgtttgtattgtgatAACCATgatctgaataaaggctttttaactttCTGGGACCGGAAGATGTGCCTTGAACTTTCTTCTAGAGTATATGTTTGAAACCCAACCAAAGAGCACCTTCTGGGATTACTTTGCAAGGTGCTTTCAGCAAGAAGTGTTCCAAGAAGCTTTCTTTGACCAtcatatgtcgaaaggattgaagcctgtcacgcaaaacatgagctcactgatgtcattaaatatcattctgcttttttattccaacccttactcctggtcggagtctgccgtaaatatttagtttacacgtagggttacgtcctaagtttaatggtgcaatgctcaaatatttagtagtgcgtaaattgtgacttagtgcccatttacgccacaactaggctaagttgtaactagggctgcccccgaccaaagattttcctagtcgactagtaggtgttaatttaagccattagtcgactagtcgcacgtttatgatattaatttaattacttaaatataaatatattttgggggggcatcagaaaatggtttgagttccagggttGAGAatgaatgttataagtaacattgctaacactgttctacattacagagaaatactaaaccgtaataatgagcctttaaaatattaattttacaagcgcacccaggaagcgagccgcagcgacaccggcaaaagcggtaatgattctgaatgtgtctgaAAAActagcaaggagactgtctgaacattttgttaatttatagagagaaatacacattagggttgtgccaacagacgatgatctcggggattgacgatggtcagagtgatcgccaatagctgatgcctttgacgatgtcaagacgatatttggctcgttttcccatgtattaaataatgattatttattaggctattattatcaaattaatattacaaataatttgcccacagacacacagacatgcacttgaagaaacactattatattattaagaacagatgacagaaaagccatctatgcgcatgtatgacgcactgatacggaggcgtgcagtctcattGAACATGCGCATCTAAAAggattctcactctttctttgtttctgtcttctgaatttgtttttttgcaagaacagtatcgtctatgagtgctgcgaatgacctcagacatctcagctcaggaggtgcttcgagttcagttcactttatttctacagagcagtttattgtgacaAACTCTGCAGCCTACAGCCTACATCTATGATTAaaacataatacaaaaacacgttcacctcgaaccattatttatatttcagtgattattatcatcattataattattaattttatatttataattgtttttatgtcttcatttgtgtaagtaattttccacctgcatgtttagacggatatatgcctgacggtaaatggaaaggtgtgtgtgtgtgtgtaatatatatattattcttttaatcacattattttatttgctttttcgtttcatctggagtgcaatttgaatttagaaatgtatttgatttaagtttttttatataaattaatttaattttcaatgcaaaatcactaaagcaagaatattcaccgatacttcagcccaggggttgccgatgtaattggatattgtgagatatatatttatatatatatatatatatatatatatatatatatcgtgaataagggaacaaaactaatttattcgcacacatgatgtattttcccagacaacgaaatactCGACCGGtaaagaatgcacagatgaagtaggttctttgccagagagatgttgacaactgttgtaaaaccatctttcaaaaagttgaacaccacacattttaattgcacactTTTTCCAGTTTCaattgaatttttagttaaaataaataaaaaataaagttcaaagtttgaaatcaaggtgtcttgctttattgtgtaggcttaaccctaaccctgcttaatgaaaattaccccatagtaccacctagcgtccaataccggtgttcgtcttttttatgtggagtttttcTGCGACCAAAAGGACAAtaaaaacttggtcgaccaagactcttctcatcgactaacgtttggtcgactatcagggggcatcCCTAgctgtaacgtacgtatagctggtgcaaccggccagcttatattctgacgctgcagtgtattgttcaccatgttgcaaaaggcaaATGTTAGCATCGTTGGCAACATTTGTTACCGTATTGTAACAGTAGACATACAAGGCACGGCgacccctcagcacactagagcagaaggacaaataaaaattgccgtttatcaagagctgaaactttgcttggagcagaacaatctggaataatgctATTGAatcagtcacctctttgcaacctgaacttgttcagaacgttaaatctttgtgacacatgtgctaaaaacaatctagatgcaagTTTTTGAGTGAAACAGCGTTTTTGAGAcctaaagttctttttaacttttgacACTGTGTCTAAAAACGTGCCGGtcctgtgagacactgaagaaacagcaagacgCAGAGCAGCAGGCATGGACGTTTGTCCAGCacatttacataggaaaacaatggaaaaacagagcagacgcgggcaaaaaacacattcggtatgaacggcccctaactcatccatttGCATGTATCTGTGAGTGAAAGCatgtgggcgaaacaagttcggaaggcctgtatatttttttttataaattacaatCCTTAActaaaagtcctacttgaaaaactgacccaatccGGTGGACCTCTAACATGAACAGCTCTGAGAGTGCTGACAACAGTGTATTTGCACATGACAACAGAACAACATGTGACATGCCACCCTTCACGCAgtttttgcggagctttcctactGGGGCGGGGGCCCCCCGATGTCCGGGGCCCCAAGCaattgcatggtggttaaaaccgctactggcgACATGAGTCTCAATGTGTTTCaactgaaactgaaataaatgtaggatattacaGACACtgtttgatgttcttaaccgatttactttaaccaatgtctttgtttatatggttattttgctgtggtaccaagtatggtgtgtgtgtgggtgagatgagagcaaaagagagagagagaaagagagggtgcCCAAGGACATttttcaatcgaaattgaaataaatttaggatattatagacattgtttgtcattcttatccgatgtaatttaccaatgtctttgttttaattggttattttgttgtggtagcctgtagggctctttgaaataactgaaataatttggcaaagtgatatggaaccgttatgcggtcaagacctggaactactttatgtAAAATAAGTGCACACATTGGAAAGttcgtcaaccaatcagaatcaagcattcatcAGACCTGTAGCATAAGACAGAATTGTCCTTTTTTGATTAAACTTTTCATTTAAAGTACATCAATCTTACACAAGCATATTTGAGACATCAAACACCTCATACAACGTCTGAGTGCTGAATGTGTTAATGTAGATCTAATTTAAGTTTAGATTAAAGAGCACTCACTGTTAGGATGGAACATGTCACAGGTGAACTTCATCTTGGGGGGGCTGAGAGGGTAATCTGATGGGAAACTGAGAATGGCAGGGAACACACCACCCTCAAAACATGTGTCCTCTGGTCCCCTGAAGAAAAAGCAAGGAAGGTTAACTTACTGCTTTTATATTTCCTACAACATATCCAGCACAAACACATGTAATCTGCAACTGAATACctttcaaacattttgaaaataaccAACACTACCTAGGTGCTTTTTTACAAAGCTCTGTGTAACCGTACATAGGAAGAAAACAACTAAATGAAGCATTCCTGTAGTGAACACTCTGGCCCACCCTAAGCAGTGGCTACAAGTGGATAAGCTATTATTGTATTACCCACAAATCCCAAGAgttttattacagtatatatatatatttgtattggtGATGTAGTACAAACAGATGGGTTAAGTATGAACACATTTCAACAACAATCCACCACATTAAAGCTTTATACACACATTATTTAAAGAATTGCTCCAATCATATTTTTCCAGAATGTAATAAAATGGACCTGCTGAGAGTCTCTCAGACAAGACAGTGCAATTGACTTCTGTaaatggatatacagtatattaagatGAAAACAAAATCCAGTTAAGtctttgtttattatgttttgaggagtgttggttattcatgtttttgagacattacagacattacagctgattttctgtaaagctgctttggaacaatctGTACTGGGAAAAGCTCAAATAGAAAAACTAcactaataaaacatttttttttacttgatttgacttatgttacaatgttttttatacattggcaacaaaatctcaatgttctctctttgcactgtcaaaaaaACAAGTAATAGCCAATGCGGaaacattttaccaatcagaaaatgGTCAGCCTCGTCcgatcactgccaaccatgttaaaataaaattaagcattataaattctgaatctatgtactgattaccattgccccatgtctgctaaacatgttgagtggtccaaacataatctgcagtctgaaactgaactgTTGGTCGGAAGTTGGGAGTGAATGCACTTctacaggatgctcccttgctgcctatttagtgaatgacctcCAATGTACTGTCTgtatgcactggtctcagaacagttcgaaatgcaccttatttgtatcctaactccatataaagcctctgtcATGTCGTTTTGTCACTTGACTCCTGAGTcaaatgtttaaccctttactgacagcccagagtgtcctgaactgagattagttggtttaaatgaaatgaaattatgcatagcgtatcgtgaagacaaaacacacagtccatGTAGAAGGACACGGAGTCGCTCAAGGCCAATTTAGCATCTCTTTAATCATTAGGTCTAATTTTCATCTCTTTAACTGAATCATCCAAAACCTTCTAAACAAAATATCACCTTCCAAGTATGTTAGTTACCAACCTTTGTTTAGTCATGGTATCATTCTTGCTTTAAAGGGGtctctttaaaggtgctatatgtaatatttttactgtactaaatcataaaatgaccataatatgtcattagagaattaggaaacgaaaagttgaaatactggcttctccgataacaatgctataGCCAGtaaattctactttgaagtttccattccgggctggaatttctgtttatgttttggcctgtgtgatccccccactgcccactcaccaatagtatttcgacaccaccgggttgacagatttgaacaagtttgcaggcaaacaacactgcgtgctgcagccatggaagccatcaaactggatcagagataacagattccacctgacctaaaaagcctcgccatccagataaaaaccaccatgaccagaggcgtagtaaaacaaggataaatattggagatgcctttgaaatatggagacagcttaaagcccagaaattctttaaaacggatgctgagttggctattTGCGTGtaaacattctggcaacccgcatgagcttcgagtctggggcggggcagacaactctccaatattttgaatctggactgcagtacccatttcaaaggcttgttgtcaatcttacatataacaCCTTTAAGTCACTGAACAAGGCAAACAAATCTGTATGCCAAGAGTACcattaaaatcccattaatttttccatAAAGAAACTGATTCTTAACATAAACCTCCCAAGACCGACCTACCATGAGATTCAAAACTGTTAAGCAATGATCTTTGCTTTTAACTTttcaacattaaaaaacaaaaaactgtttaaCTCATACATTTTCCAAGAAGTAAATCACAGAAATTCACTCACCACACCTACGAGTGGTGGTAGAACTTCATGGAATCATTCTCAAAGGCCCATTTGAAAGGCAAATATCTCTCCGTTTACTTACTGTACACAACTGTCTATCAAAAACGGTTTCTATGGGCAGATATTGATTAGTAATCGCAATGAGAAGTGTGCATCAATGGGCACATCAAACAAAAGCACAGAGTGAGAAACCATGGGGTACCAATAACAGCTCTGAACATTGAGCCCAAAGAAAACACTCCAACAACTCTGAAATTTGCTGAAACAGCTATTACATTGAAATGGGCTCATTGAGCCCTCTTGTGCAGCTCAACATCTATGCATAGTACGCCTTGTAGCACAGCTCCACCTCCAGACTCAGTGGGCCCCATGTTGCAACTGCACCTCTGGGATCAGTAAGCCACAGCCAATATAAAATAAATCCTTTGTGTTCTGAAATCTTTAGATTCTTTTGTATTTGATGTtgattacattttacagttaaCAACCATAACTGTTCAGATTGAGAATTTAACGCCATAAATTGTCTGCCACACTCTGTCGGATCGGGTGGGCATGCGTGTGCATGACTGCATGTGATGCC includes these proteins:
- the LOC127448764 gene encoding ubiquitin-conjugating enzyme E2 G2 encodes the protein MAGTALKRLMAEYKQLTLNPPEGIVAGPVNEENFFEWEALIMGPEDTCFEGGVFPAILSFPSDYPLSPPKMKFTCDMFHPNIYPDGRVCISILHAPGDDPMGYESSAERWSPVQSVEKILLSVVSMLAEPNDESGANVDASKMWREDREQFNRLAKQIVRKSLGL